The segment tttgatagaatatcaatattgataataattccaGGCACATCATTGATACTTTACTGTAGACTCTGTCTTAGCATACCTATTTATTTCTCACTTGCTCTTGTAAAGCTCGTAAACTACATGGACAAACGCTAGAGCTCAAGCGTCCTCTTTCTAGTGCCCAAGCGTAATAAAAGTCACTCACGTTAAAGCGTCACTTACTTTCGAAAAGAaatttcacttcaaaaaataaatcaagtttcATCACATTAACGTGTggttttgtaaataaataacccGTTGAGATGGAGGATCAGCAAATCACttctgaaattaaaattccttaCGCAAAATGATTAAAtcctataatttttaaaatagctaAGACTAACAGGTcattcaaagtaaaaaattttaatatttaaaaagtctATGACCaagcatatgaaaaaaaaattgttgtaaagTTActgaatttataaacaattatactGATTCTGTTTCCCACACGGAATTTCCAGTAACtgcattttacaaataaaaataaatgcacaTGCACTGAAGATAAATGATGCCATTTAACTTCAGGGACAAATATCTATATGGTCTAGCGAACAAGCAATCTATCAAGAGACTCGgtaagtataaagttgaataatttgctggataaaaaaaaactaaaaaaaaaattaggcgcttttTCGATAcatggtataataataatataataataaaaactgcagcgcctaattttttttttagtttttttttatccagcaaattattcaactttatacttcaaaattttgacatttttttggatatttcacgtcttttgattattaaaggtatgataaatagacaggtatttaaaaattgaggctttttggcgacattaattgtaaatttatgttttgtttttatttgctagagttttaaaaattttcaataggAAACAAATTGGTTACCAACTTTTTAAttgtacttaattttttttatagaactTACATTGTAGGTTGCAATTGGAAGTGATTTTCTTCGAAATCCATAATAAATGTGAGGAAACATGTGATCCATAGATACGAAACCTCGATCTGGTGTCCATATTCCAGTCACAATGAGTTTGTGTGGTTGAGTGTCTATGCTAGAACCAATTGTATTGCCCCAGGTCAATCCTGACTGGAGAATCCAATTCATATCACAATCTACTTTGCAGCTGCTGCCCGAAGAATCTtgagttttattataaaactgATCCTATCAAAAGATATAATTGAAtacagatttaaaaattttcatgtttttagataATAGTTATTACGGAGAGATACTCCAATAAAATTTGACTTCTGTCGAGTTTTGAAAATCCAGTTGCTTCAAATTGTTCTTCGGTAACTTGACCGTACAAATGGGTTTCAATTGAAGATACTTTTTCTATAGCAATTGCTAATGAACCCATCATTTCCTGAACAAAGCATAAAGCTCTGATCTGTTATTAAATAGATTTGAAAATACAGTTGaacttaaatttaatgattgagtttattatgttttaatttgcACAATATTTAccgaaatattttcattatattttatatcattctgataatttttataggtCTCATTGTAAAGAATAGCAATATTTTCACCTTCTCCTAACAACTCTATCGGGAATCTTCTACTTCCATATGGAAATTCTACCATATTCGGCACGATGAATAGCCACTGGGTGCTTGGGTTGAGCATTTTTAGTGATCTCGCCTgcaagtaacaaaaaaaaaaaaaatcttttttatacatttgatTGAgcgatgattattaattacttaCAGTTTGCAAAACATGTGATAACGTATCATGTGCAACGATGACAATAAACTGATTACTAAGAAACATACCTGTTGAAAACTTTACTAATATGTTTTGGATATTTTGATTTGTAACAGTATCGGATTTACCacgttcaaaaaaaaataaagaatttgtTGATAATCCTCTTGCTAAAATTGGCAATTCATCATCGAATGCTTGAATGATTTTACCAATCGTTTCTCGTTCTGAAGAACATTTTTAGAATAAGATATGTACAGAGTCGGAAGATTTCATATAGTACCAATTGAATCATCATGAAGAAATGTGGCCTTGCTCCAGTGAAAAGCTCCAGACACCCGAAGATCATAGAATATTTGAGGTAGCTCTTCGCCGGGATCTACGAGAGGTATGCTCATTCCTTCTTTTGCTGGAAGTCTTGGGCAATTAATATCtgtgatgaaataaaattaaaagtttcatATTATAAACTTTGGAGTATGACAAAGTCGTACCGATaagtgttttatattttattaccaGTAATCGCCAAATGAACTAATTTTTCGATTTTCGCTCGCTTGAATAAATTCCATGCTGTCTGACACGTTGACACTGACAACAAAATCATGTAATCCCTTGCCAAATTAGTTTGAATATCTTGGAAAACATGAATCGATAGTCCACTTATGTTCATTTTCTCACGAGCAATTTTGTCCACTACATTTGTGAATGACGCTACACTTTTCTCGTAAGCGTcttttgaatgaataaatatttctttgatcAGGATTTTTCTTTCGTagaatgatttttcaatgacTACGGCTGAatgatacaataaaaaatgtttatacactcataaatattttttagaaatcatgaaaatttattttatttacccaTTGACGCGTTGGCATTCACTAAAGATGGAAAATCATTGAAACTGAAAACTAATTCAACTCCGACTAgtaaataatagaaacaaaaaagaCGGCAGTTACTGTGTTGAAACATTGTATGAGACTAAACTACAATTCGATGTATAGTACACATTAGATCAATAGATTGCTATAAAACAAACTCATAAAatcgtaattattttataaataaataaaatcaatttactaCTTGTAGGTCATCCACTACTGCCAGAGTAAAGGGTTTCAGCATATTATCGTAAATAATAGAATTTCGATGAATAGTTAACTTAGTTAtctgtaaaagaaaaaaaagtattctcttcataagagaaaaaatcaattaatcatTGTAGGCATTCCTTCATAGAAAATTTCGCCATGGACTCTTAAATATGCCATCATTCCCCACTTGTTAGTTccttcatcattatttttctttataggTGCACAGTTTTCTCTAGTTCTTAAATCGATTTAATGTGCAAGGTAAGCCGCTCGCttagttagaaaaaaatattatatttcatgtgCCAACCCGTTTGGTCACTCTGGTGGAAcactaaaaaatcaaaagaaaaatataaattttatagaaaaatcacttgtgacgaaaattaaaattttcaatactccggtgggtcatgtgcaattattaattggttcattttttttttttttaaaataaatgtcatattGCTCATAGGTTATGTCGTTTTGTTTACTacggaatattattataaaaatatgttcatCTGTGTGAGTGCGTTTTACTGAGCAGGGCTGCCAACTTCGTGCGACTAATCTGcctcaatataattttgacaGATTCCAATGTTAATCAGTTCCGTGACtccgaaaatgaaattttgtaattaatcatcaatatctttgtcaatttttaagaTATCGCGTTCATATTTGCGGcaaattgtagataaaaataaaatgaaacttTAAATTAGTCGGTGGAAGTTAATAGGATGGATAGTTTaagagttattaatttttaaaaaaaaaagacaaaatgacaaatttgatatttttagcatttacggctttaataattactttttaaaaaaacgaaaatatacgAATTGTAGGTATTAAAAATACGCTTCTTTTGATCATAATATGAAGTCTCTAGGTCTATTGGCTAAGGAGCtacgacactttttttttttccttagacaaatgcaaaataatgtgaaaaaaaattaccagttatttcaatgaaaaaaaaaaaaaaaatatgacaaaaaattaaaatcattttatgaaaaaatataaaataaactaataagaGAGAATGAATACTAGTTTATTAACATAAGAGCTACActgcaaaaagaaaattctatGACATAGAACTCTTGTTCTTGGAAATTTCGAGGTTcgaaacgagaaaaaaaattttatttaaaatcaaaagtttCTTGTAACAAGAACGATAAATTTCTTGTTAACAGACAAttaagatttaaaataaatctcaTATATCTTGAGAAATATGTAAGtgtttttgattttgaaaCAAAGGTTCTTGGAAAAGGTCGCATTGGTTCTCAATCATAGGCAAATAAGACTTGAAAT is part of the Aphidius gifuensis isolate YNYX2018 linkage group LG1, ASM1490517v1, whole genome shotgun sequence genome and harbors:
- the LOC122856607 gene encoding ionotropic receptor 93a; its protein translation is MFQHSNCRLFCFYYLLVGVELVFSFNDFPSLVNANASMAVVIEKSFYERKILIKEIFIHSKDAYEKSVASFTNVVDKIAREKMNISGLSIHVFQDIQTNLARDYMILLSVSTCQTAWNLFKRAKIEKLVHLAITDINCPRLPAKEGMSIPLVDPGEELPQIFYDLRVSGAFHWSKATFLHDDSIERETIGKIIQAFDDELPILARGLSTNSLFFFERGKSDTVTNQNIQNILVKFSTGMFLSNQFIVIVAHDTLSHVLQTARSLKMLNPSTQWLFIVPNMVEFPYGSRRFPIELLGEGENIAILYNETYKNYQNDIKYNENISEMMGSLAIAIEKVSSIETHLYGQVTEEQFEATGFSKLDRSQILLEYLSDQFYNKTQDSSGSSCKVDCDMNWILQSGLTWGNTIGSSIDTQPHKLIVTGIWTPDRGFVSMDHMFPHIYYGFRRKSLPIATYNLSPNLKEKNVNDLRGKWDGLIFDVINELSNKLNFTFKTVSGGNEPQMISTKNDSLLKCSMSAAEKVPSDVIELVRTKSVFIGACAITSVLYEKEKNVNFTNAISTQTYGLLTGIPQPQSRALLFTSPYSTQAWICIVISIIVVGPVLWAVHFYSPRRLRSVDDENSKNPGSASDYMWYIYGALLQQGGMHLPKSNGARLVVATWWLVVMVVVATYSGSLVAFLTFPKMEPVVKTIDDLLERREELTWSIPKDSLLDDYIKNSNQVNGIDYKNLLPEYDAHGQKHDTVSYLLSINKIKKGKHVVIDWLSSLRISIKNNYRSSGHCDFSLGTDVLLLQEPIFMLVPAGSPYLDIINIQLQRMLEAGLTNKWINDRMPTKDQCWLNAKNSNSAAANRKVNLQDMQGIFFVLFFGYITAVLFLCFEHYIYSRKIAKERLLILPFVL